The DNA segment TGTCTGGGCAGTCTGAACTTGTCAGGCACATGCTCAGCTCAGTTGCATGAAGAAACCGCTGAACTTTGTGCAGGCCGTGGGTGGCGAAGCACTTGTGTGTGACCACCCTGCTGTTTGGCTTGGAGCCACCACTGGTTTCAATTATGACTTCAACAGGCAGCTTTGAGGGCTCCTCTATTCATTACAGTGCCTCACACTCTGTAATTAGTAATAAGGGAACACAGGCACTTCACAAATATAAAGAGCTAAACAATAATCAGGCGGTAAAGGCAATGCATTGGGACTTTTCcacctctttgtttctttcaagataaaaaaaaaacaacctcttgttgcttcatcttattttcttgccttgaataatctgggtttgaatctcattCTGGGCActgattagctgtgtgactttgggcatttTACCTAACCTTgctgtgccccagtttccttatctgtaaatggagataatgatagtTCCCATCTCATGGGGGGtagtttgaggattaaatgagataattcatgcAGATGCTTTGTAAGGAGCTCTGCTCATTTTAAAGCTTGTTCAGTAAATGCTAGCGcttattgttatcattttattttccaatgaaATGAATgcattaaatataagaaatagacATAGGTCTTTTagagtggctttttaaaaaccttccatAACAAACATCAAgtacatgcaaacacacaaatagATCAGTATCATTACCCTCCTCCATCTCCACATGTACCCATGCTAGCAGTGGCAATGATCCATATTTTATCAGTCTTGTTTCATGTAGCCCCATGTTTccttctagaatattttaaagcaaatcccaagtACCATGTCATTTCACCCATACATTTGAGTGTCTTTTTGCTATTAACATCCTATATGCTAAGGGCTCCTTGAGATTAGGTCTTCTTAACCTCGAACTCCAGCTCTTAGAGGAGTTACTGCAGTTAGTAAAAACTCAACAGATGTTTAATTAGTGAATGAACAGCCCGAACAGCTTTCTCCACTTTTTGTAGATGCAccataaatatctgttgagtgaataaatgaggaaaaggaTTTTATAGAGTGCCTGATGTAAATGGAGTTGTGCATGATttacaaaataaagtatttttaatactCAGATGAGACTTTCCAATACTTGGAAATTTAATATTGCTGTGAATATTAATAATGCCCAAATAATTAGCACTTGAAAGAAGGTTTAATTCTGGCTCTTAGATTATTTGTGAATGTCTAACTGTAGGCAACTTCATGAAAAGCAATTAGCAGATTCTTCAAACACATGACAAATCCTTTATTACTGTGCTTATAAGTGACACGGTTTACAGAAAACCAAATGTAATTAAGTAACATTGAACTTGAAATCTACCACAGACTCAAGATATACAAGGTATACTTGGcaaggcaaaaattctcaaacaCTAGGTTGTTTCAGGTGAAAGGTAAATTTCCATTAAgtaattcccatttttttttgtcttacagaCAGTTCCTTTGGCAATAACTTCCACTTTagcttttattatataaaaatataacaaaatttcaTTATATACAAACATTACATTACACAATGTACAGGttaaaaacactaagaaaatggCAAGCCGCAAGTGAAATTAAAGTCAATAGCatgataagaaaaattaaatactgcacacatttcataaaaattacattaactaCATTTTTGTTTGCAAATACCAAACAGTACCAATGTGATTGGAAATAGCTTCCAACAACTTCATTTTAAGGCACATcttgcatatttatatatacaacaCTGAAACCTGTCAATAATTTAGGGGCTTCTCGGAGTGACCTGTATATGTTGTGAAGACATGCAGCATGGGATTAcacattttcattggcttccttCTTTGGGGACAGGTACCTGCCAGGGGGGGACTGATAGAGGGGTACCCCAATCTCCTGCAAGTCTGGGAGCCTCcccgggcggggaggggagagcagagtgACTGTCCTGTCATAGTCCCTGTGTAGCACTTTCTCATAGACGCTCTGCAGCCCCACTGTCTTGGGCAGCTGGGCCTGGTAGTAATTGTCCCTGCGCAGAGGATCACGAGGCAGGGACGTGCTCTTACAGAAGGTAGACATCTGGGCCGGTGGGTGAGGCGGGGGATGTGTGTTGGGCCCTCCGCATGACGGGCTCCAGCAGCGGTCAGAGTGGCCCAGGATCTTACACTCAGCGGTGCACGCCCACAGTcctaacagaaaagagaaagggagagagggtgatGATTGTTACTGAGATTGCATACAGCTACGCCTCCCTCTTCAGAATGTCAGACGGGGTCAGGGTGGctgaaaaaaaacagtatgggggtGAACGCGACGATTCAAGATTTGAAAGAAATACTGCTTCCTATGAAGCCACCTTAACACGAAGTTGGTTCAGCTTTTTGGctggaagcaaattaaaaaccTGATAAGCAGAATTCCCCTCCTCAGGTAGCTAGCGTCACCCCTGCCTCCGCCTAACCGGATGGGATTGTGCTCTTTATTTAGGTGGTGGAGCTGCCTCGACGAGGCATTTTGAAATTCTTCTCTCTGAGGAAGGCTGGGATCCCAAACCCCGAGGACTGAAaaaagtggggaaggaggaggagggctgggggaacagagagtgagaggagggcagaagggggcggggagagaaggaACGTTGAACTTGGCAGGAAAGAAGAGTCCTCACCACTCTGCATGTGGTTGATGAGATCCTTTTTCAGAGCGTCCCCGCTGATGTCGGAATCGCTGTCGTTGAAATCACTGTCCCCTTTGCCGCTGTCTTTGCCGCTGAACTTCTCAGCTTCTCGGCCGGAGATGGTATTGAAAGAGTGTCCTTTCCAGACCGCCACAGGGGGCGCCGGCTCCTTTCCGAAGCCGGGAGAGGCACCGTAGGGCTGCAGCAGGGAATGGGAGtagcggggcgggggtgggatggagggagggagcggTGAGGATTggacaagaaacaaacaaacaaaaaaacacaagtgtGACAGGTTAGACCTCTCCGGCGCAAGCACACCCAGAaccctccatcccttcccccagcctgtCCGCGGAGCACGGAGGGGGGCGCCCAGCCGAAGGAAGGCCTCACCTCGGCGTGCGCGCCGCGGAGCCGCTGCTGCCCCTCGAAGTGACAGGAGCTTTCCCCGGTGGCGCTGCCGCCCTCCGAGCCCGGCACTTCGGCCGCAGCGACCGCGGGCGGGGGCGGGTCGGCCGCGGGGCTGCCAAAGGGCGCTTTGCCGCTGCCAGGGAAGGTGAGCACGTCGAACATGTTGGGCCTGGGCCCGGCTCCCCGGGCAGCCTCCTCCGGGGAGCCGGGAGCCGAGGCtccgccgcccgccgccccgggCCGCTCTTCCCGGCGGGCCCCCCCTTTGCGCACCTCCTTCTTGCGGCGGTTGCAGGTGGTGGCGATGGCGATGATGGCGGCCAGCAGCAGCGTGCAGCTTCCCGCCAACACGATGATGACGATTAGCGGCGTGTCCCATTGTAGCGCCGGCCCCGACGCCGCGAGCCGCGAGCCAGGCGGGCGAGAGCGCTCCGGGCTCCCTGCACTGGCGGGCGCCACCAGCCCGCGTCCGTCACCTGCTGTCACCACGAAGCTGACAGTGGCAGTGGTGGAGAGCGGGGGGCGGCCGCCGTCGGATATGACCAACAGAGCCCGGAAGACGCGGCCGGGGGGCTCCTGGGAGAGGTCGTCTGTGAGCACTATCTCCCCCGTGCGGCGGCCGATGGCGAAGGCTTCTCGCGGCTCCTGCTGCTGCAGCTCGAATGCCAGCTCCCCGTTGGCACCATCGTCTGCGTCCCGGGCCTGCACACGCGCCACCGCCGTGTCCCTTGCCGTGCGCCCGGGGACCGCCACTTCCAGGGTCCCGTTGGCCGGCGCCGGGTGCACCAGGACGGGTGCGTGGTCGTTCTGGTCCAGTACTCTCACTTGCACCAGGGCACTGCTGGAGAGCTGAGGGGAGCCACCGTCACTCGCCTGGATGCGCACGTCGAGCTGGCGTAGGGTCTCATAGTCGAAGCTTCGCAGCGCGTAGATGGCCCCGGTAGCCGGGTCTACCGACACATAGGTGGACACCGAGCCCCCGGCACGGCCTACTTCGGCCTCCAGCAGCCGGTAGGTGACCTGGCCGTTGCGGCCCAGGTCCGGATCCCGGGCGGCTACCGTGGCCAAGTAGGCTCCGGGCGGGTTGTTCTCACGTACGGACACCTCATAGACTGGTCGTGTGAAAAGTGGCGCGTTGTCATTCTCGTCGCTCACGCGCACCGTGTAGGGCCGCACGGTGCGTAGAGGGGGCGCGCCTCTGTCCTCGGCCACCAGCGTCAGGTTGTACTCAGCGATGCGCTCGCGGTCCAGGGACGCCGCGGTCACCACCAGGTAGCTGCCCGCGTAGGCCGGCTGCAGCCGGAAATGCTCGTGCCCGTAGAGGGCGCAGCGCACCTGCCCATTGGCGCCCGAGTCTCTGTCCGAGGTGCTGACCAGCGCCACCAGGCTCTCGCGCGCCGCCCCCTCTGGCACCAGCGAGATGGCGCCGGCCTCTGGCGTTCCAGGTCCGGTCGGCGAGGTCGCGTCCGCACCCCCgagagcggcggcggcggcggcggcggcggcgaaggGAGAGGCGGCAGGCGCGCCCGGGGCGGCCAGCGGGGTGATGGTGATGTCCGGAGCGTTGTCATTGACGTCGCGGATGCGCACGATGACTTTGCAGGTGGAGGCCCGAGGCCCGGGACCGCGGTCCTGGGCCCGCACGTCTAGCTCATAGGTGTCCTGGCGCTCGTAGTCCACGGGTCCTGCCAGGGTGAGGCGGCCCGAGCGCGGGTCCAGGCGGAAGAGGCGGCGCGCCTCGGGCGGGGTGCGGGCACCGAAGGCAAACACCACGTCGCCGTTGGGGCCCTCGTCGGGGTCGGCTGCGTCCAGGTCCAGCAGCAGGGAGCCCACGGGCGCGTCCTCCGCCAGCTCCACCTCGGCCACGGCACCCTGCGGGAAGGCCGGGCTGTGGTCGTTGGCGTCCAGCACTCGCACGCTGAGGGCGGCAGTGGCGGAGCGCGGCGGGCGGCCGCCGTCCTGGGCCACTAGCTCCAGGCTGTAGGCGGCCTGGCTCTCGCGGTCCAACTCCTGCAGCAGCACCAGGTCCGCGCACTGGGCGCCGTCCGCGCGCGTCTGCAGCTCCACGCGGAAGGGGCTGTGAGGCTCGGCCAGGCGCACGCTCTGCAGCCCGTTGGCTCCCACATCCTCGTCCACCGGCACCTCCAGCGGGATGCGCGTGCCCACAGCTGCGCCCTCGGACACCTCCACGGGGATCTGGGCCCGGGGAAAGCGCGGCGCGTGATCGTTGATGTccctcacctccacctccacgTGTATCAGCCGGAACTGCTCCTGCGAGAAGCTGACCACGTCGAAGGCCAGCACGCACTGTGGTGCCTGGCCGCACAGCCGCTCGCGGTCCAGGCCCGCGTCCCCGACGGTCAGCTGCCCGTCGCCCTCGCGCACTCGGAGCAGCGAGCTGTTGAACTGCTTCATCAGGCGGAAGCTTGTGTCTCCGGATACTTTCATATGCAGGTCCTCAGCTAGGGTCCCGATGACCGTGCCAGGAGCGTCCTCCTCGAAGGTGCTGTATCGCACTGTCTTGCTCTGGGCCACTGAAAGCACCCAACAGAGGCTGAAGAGCTGTAAAGGGAAAAGGCAGGGGCTGCCCCCGCGCCTCACCGGACTCATGCCGCTAGCCCCAAGTGCTATTCCAAAAAGCTGAGGGAGCAATTCCTCTCTGGTTTGCAGGTGCAGGTCCGGGCGTGAGTCCCAGGCTCCTCCGAGCACGCTCTTTGCGAGCCCAGTGCGGGAGATCTGTGGGCTGCAGCTCGAGGTTCCGGCGGGCTCTGAGGACGCTCAGTCCGGTGCACACTACacacctctcccttccttctatAGCTGCTGGAGCTG comes from the Prionailurus bengalensis isolate Pbe53 chromosome A1, Fcat_Pben_1.1_paternal_pri, whole genome shotgun sequence genome and includes:
- the LOC122483251 gene encoding protocadherin-8 isoform X2 → MSPVRRGGSPCLFPLQLFSLCWVLSVAQSKTVRYSTFEEDAPGTVIGTLAEDLHMKVSGDTSFRLMKQFNSSLLRVREGDGQLTVGDAGLDRERLCGQAPQCVLAFDVVSFSQEQFRLIHVEVEVRDINDHAPRFPRAQIPVEVSEGAAVGTRIPLEVPVDEDVGANGLQSVRLAEPHSPFRVELQTRADGAQCADLVLLQELDRESQAAYSLELVAQDGGRPPRSATAALSVRVLDANDHSPAFPQGAVAEVELAEDAPVGSLLLDLDAADPDEGPNGDVVFAFGARTPPEARRLFRLDPRSGRLTLAGPVDYERQDTYELDVRAQDRGPGPRASTCKVIVRIRDVNDNAPDITITPLAAPGAPAASPFAAAAAAAAALGGADATSPTGPGTPEAGAISLVPEGAARESLVALVSTSDRDSGANGQVRCALYGHEHFRLQPAYAGSYLVVTAASLDRERIAEYNLTLVAEDRGAPPLRTVRPYTVRVSDENDNAPLFTRPVYEVSVRENNPPGAYLATVAARDPDLGRNGQVTYRLLEAEVGRAGGSVSTYVSVDPATGAIYALRSFDYETLRQLDVRIQASDGGSPQLSSSALVQVRVLDQNDHAPVLVHPAPANGTLEVAVPGRTARDTAVARVQARDADDGANGELAFELQQQEPREAFAIGRRTGEIVLTDDLSQEPPGRVFRALLVISDGGRPPLSTTATVSFVVTAGDGRGLVAPASAGSPERSRPPGSRLAASGPALQWDTPLIVIIVLAGSCTLLLAAIIAIATTCNRRKKEPYGASPGFGKEPAPPVAVWKGHSFNTISGREAEKFSGKDSGKGDSDFNDSDSDISGDALKKDLINHMQSGLWACTAECKILGHSDRCWSPSCGGPNTHPPPHPPAQMSTFCKSTSLPRDPLRRDNYYQAQLPKTVGLQSVYEKVLHRDYDRTVTLLSPPRPGRLPDLQEIGVPLYQSPPGRYLSPKKEANENV
- the LOC122483251 gene encoding protocadherin-8 isoform X1, giving the protein MSPVRRGGSPCLFPLQLFSLCWVLSVAQSKTVRYSTFEEDAPGTVIGTLAEDLHMKVSGDTSFRLMKQFNSSLLRVREGDGQLTVGDAGLDRERLCGQAPQCVLAFDVVSFSQEQFRLIHVEVEVRDINDHAPRFPRAQIPVEVSEGAAVGTRIPLEVPVDEDVGANGLQSVRLAEPHSPFRVELQTRADGAQCADLVLLQELDRESQAAYSLELVAQDGGRPPRSATAALSVRVLDANDHSPAFPQGAVAEVELAEDAPVGSLLLDLDAADPDEGPNGDVVFAFGARTPPEARRLFRLDPRSGRLTLAGPVDYERQDTYELDVRAQDRGPGPRASTCKVIVRIRDVNDNAPDITITPLAAPGAPAASPFAAAAAAAAALGGADATSPTGPGTPEAGAISLVPEGAARESLVALVSTSDRDSGANGQVRCALYGHEHFRLQPAYAGSYLVVTAASLDRERIAEYNLTLVAEDRGAPPLRTVRPYTVRVSDENDNAPLFTRPVYEVSVRENNPPGAYLATVAARDPDLGRNGQVTYRLLEAEVGRAGGSVSTYVSVDPATGAIYALRSFDYETLRQLDVRIQASDGGSPQLSSSALVQVRVLDQNDHAPVLVHPAPANGTLEVAVPGRTARDTAVARVQARDADDGANGELAFELQQQEPREAFAIGRRTGEIVLTDDLSQEPPGRVFRALLVISDGGRPPLSTTATVSFVVTAGDGRGLVAPASAGSPERSRPPGSRLAASGPALQWDTPLIVIIVLAGSCTLLLAAIIAIATTCNRRKKEVRKGGARREERPGAAGGGASAPGSPEEAARGAGPRPNMFDVLTFPGSGKAPFGSPAADPPPPAVAAAEVPGSEGGSATGESSCHFEGQQRLRGAHAEPYGASPGFGKEPAPPVAVWKGHSFNTISGREAEKFSGKDSGKGDSDFNDSDSDISGDALKKDLINHMQSGLWACTAECKILGHSDRCWSPSCGGPNTHPPPHPPAQMSTFCKSTSLPRDPLRRDNYYQAQLPKTVGLQSVYEKVLHRDYDRTVTLLSPPRPGRLPDLQEIGVPLYQSPPGRYLSPKKEANENV